Proteins from one Arthrobacter sp. DNA4 genomic window:
- a CDS encoding Mur ligase family protein, whose amino-acid sequence MVFFSVPLGKLVRRVSRLRGGGSALPGLVVEKIDPGFMRRTLTTLPHGVAVVSGTNGKTTTTKMVVELLESQGLKVFTNRTGSNFTRGVAAALLGEVDWRGRLDADVAVLELDEAHAVHFVNSVPPRYCLLLNVLRDQLDRFGEIDKTAQLLQHIAAKTTGTVVLNREDPRVARIADTLTGQDVRYFGLDDSLLGTFPNDDDMRAAPGSPAPAGMPAKPQADVVLRKVGADSAVFEYDGGTVTTAMKLRGVYNIFNAAAALTLARSICGGGAAPANHETLLQALSQVAPAFGRGESLTVDGQPLDLVLVKNPSGFRLGLKSFPAAGYATMIAINDNYADGRDMSWLWDVEFDSLREGGVEVLTGSRAYDMALRLQYDEVPVGAVDTDIPAALAAFIREGQGKPKRIFCTYTAMLAIRRELSKITTVEVVS is encoded by the coding sequence ATGGTCTTCTTCAGTGTTCCGCTCGGCAAGCTGGTCCGCAGGGTATCCCGGCTGCGGGGCGGCGGGTCCGCACTTCCGGGCTTGGTGGTCGAGAAAATCGATCCCGGCTTCATGCGGCGGACGCTCACTACCCTGCCCCACGGCGTGGCCGTGGTCAGCGGCACCAACGGAAAGACCACCACCACCAAAATGGTGGTCGAACTCCTGGAAAGCCAGGGCCTGAAGGTCTTCACCAACCGGACCGGCAGCAACTTCACGCGGGGCGTGGCAGCCGCCCTCCTGGGCGAGGTGGACTGGCGCGGCAGGCTGGACGCGGACGTTGCCGTCCTGGAACTCGATGAGGCCCACGCCGTCCATTTCGTGAACAGCGTTCCGCCCCGGTATTGCCTGCTGCTGAATGTGCTTCGCGACCAACTGGACCGCTTCGGCGAAATCGACAAGACCGCACAGCTCCTGCAGCACATCGCCGCCAAAACCACGGGGACGGTGGTCCTGAACCGCGAGGACCCGCGGGTTGCGCGGATCGCGGACACGCTGACGGGACAGGACGTCAGGTACTTCGGCCTGGACGATTCCCTGCTGGGCACCTTCCCGAACGATGACGACATGCGCGCCGCTCCCGGCAGCCCCGCTCCGGCGGGGATGCCCGCAAAGCCGCAGGCCGACGTCGTCCTCCGCAAGGTGGGGGCAGACAGCGCCGTATTTGAGTACGACGGCGGCACGGTCACCACGGCGATGAAGCTGCGTGGCGTCTACAACATCTTCAATGCAGCCGCTGCGCTCACCCTCGCCCGCAGCATTTGCGGCGGCGGTGCCGCCCCCGCGAACCACGAGACCCTGCTGCAGGCGCTGTCCCAGGTGGCCCCTGCCTTTGGCCGCGGCGAAAGCCTGACGGTGGACGGCCAGCCCCTGGACCTGGTGCTGGTCAAAAACCCCAGCGGCTTCCGGCTGGGACTGAAATCCTTCCCCGCTGCCGGCTACGCCACCATGATCGCCATCAACGACAACTACGCCGACGGCCGGGACATGTCCTGGCTGTGGGATGTGGAATTCGATTCGCTTCGCGAGGGCGGGGTGGAGGTGCTGACCGGGTCGCGCGCCTACGACATGGCGCTGCGGCTGCAGTACGACGAAGTACCCGTTGGCGCCGTGGACACCGATATTCCGGCCGCCCTTGCCGCCTTCATCCGGGAAGGGCAGGGCAAACCCAAGCGGATCTTCTGCACCTATACCGCCATGCTTGCCATACGCCGCGAGCTGTCCAAAATCACCACCGTGGAGGTTGTCTCGTGA
- a CDS encoding type 1 glutamine amidotransferase, which produces MSPAEAAEAGDQSKGTLRVVQLYPRDMNIYGDWGNALVLQRRIQWHGYTPELLEYNVGDPFPEDVDIIVGGGGQDSGQLVIQDDLQARAGQLKELAEDGAPMLVICGLYQLFGRFFKTRTGTVIPGIGVLDVETHGTDERLIGNVKVSTTEFGEVLGYENHSGQTTLGNGVRPLGTVAKGTGNNSNDGHEGARYRNIVASYLHGSLLPKNPAIADYLIRTAAERKFGSFSPGTPDDAYAVLAREHAARRPR; this is translated from the coding sequence GTGAGTCCGGCAGAAGCAGCGGAAGCTGGCGACCAGTCCAAGGGCACTCTCCGGGTGGTCCAGCTGTACCCGCGGGACATGAACATCTATGGCGACTGGGGCAATGCCCTGGTCCTGCAGCGCCGCATTCAGTGGCACGGGTACACCCCCGAACTGCTGGAGTACAACGTGGGCGATCCCTTTCCCGAAGACGTGGACATCATTGTGGGCGGCGGCGGCCAGGACAGTGGCCAGTTGGTCATCCAGGACGACCTGCAGGCCCGGGCCGGTCAGCTTAAGGAGTTGGCCGAGGACGGCGCACCCATGCTGGTCATCTGCGGCCTCTACCAGCTTTTCGGCCGGTTCTTCAAGACGCGGACGGGTACTGTCATACCGGGAATCGGCGTCCTGGACGTGGAAACCCATGGCACCGATGAACGCCTGATCGGCAACGTGAAGGTCTCAACCACCGAGTTCGGCGAAGTCCTCGGCTACGAGAACCACAGCGGCCAGACCACCCTGGGCAACGGTGTGCGGCCGCTCGGGACGGTGGCCAAGGGAACGGGCAACAACAGCAACGACGGCCATGAGGGGGCACGGTACCGAAACATCGTTGCTAGCTACCTGCACGGCTCGCTGCTTCCCAAGAACCCGGCCATTGCCGATTACCTCATCCGCACGGCCGCAGAGCGCAAGTTCGGCAGCTTCTCCCCCGGTACCCCCGACGACGCCTACGCGGTCCTGGCACGGGAGCACGCCGCCCGCCGGCCCCGCTGA
- a CDS encoding HIT domain-containing protein: MQENTGAGYPGDAGVTDDFALAGVPDAFQRLWTPHRMAYIKGGQHQFKNENDCPFCVGPGRTDEEALIVYRGRTCYVVLNLFPYNPGHLLVCPYRHIPDYTDLTVEETAEFAELTQTAMRVLRKVSNPGGFNLGMNQGVVGGAGISAHLHQHIVPRWGGDGNFFPIIAQTKAITQTLDEVRQQVAEAWPGESDAE; the protein is encoded by the coding sequence GTGCAGGAGAACACAGGCGCAGGATATCCAGGCGATGCCGGCGTTACCGACGACTTTGCCCTCGCCGGTGTCCCGGACGCCTTCCAGCGCCTGTGGACTCCGCACCGTATGGCCTACATCAAAGGCGGCCAGCACCAGTTCAAGAACGAGAACGACTGCCCGTTCTGCGTAGGCCCCGGCCGCACTGACGAAGAGGCGCTCATCGTCTACCGCGGTCGGACCTGCTATGTGGTGCTGAACCTGTTCCCCTACAATCCGGGCCACCTGCTGGTCTGCCCCTACCGGCACATTCCGGACTACACGGACCTCACGGTTGAAGAAACAGCGGAGTTCGCCGAGCTGACCCAGACGGCCATGCGGGTCCTGCGGAAAGTATCCAATCCCGGCGGCTTCAACCTGGGCATGAACCAGGGCGTGGTGGGCGGTGCAGGTATCTCCGCGCACCTGCACCAGCACATTGTTCCGCGCTGGGGTGGCGACGGTAATTTCTTCCCCATCATCGCCCAGACCAAAGCCATCACCCAGACCCTTGATGAGGTCCGGCAACAGGTGGCTGAGGCCTGGCCCGGGGAGTCGGATGCTGAATAG
- the pgsA gene encoding phosphatidylinositol phosphate synthase, with amino-acid sequence MLNRHARGFFTALFTPLARWLLKIGVSPDAVTILGTAGVAAGALIFYPLGQLFWGTVFITAFIFSDVLDGIMARMQDIKSRWGNFLDSTLDRVADGALFAGVSVWFFTGGNNTAIAVSALLCLVLGMVVSYARAKAESLGFTANVGIAERAERLVSVLVVTGLTGLGLPTVVLLVTLVLLAAASLVTVVQRVVSVRRQALAEPTPAD; translated from the coding sequence ATGCTGAATAGGCATGCCCGCGGCTTCTTCACCGCGCTGTTTACCCCACTGGCCCGCTGGCTCCTGAAAATTGGCGTCTCCCCGGACGCGGTCACCATCCTCGGAACCGCGGGTGTTGCCGCAGGAGCCCTCATCTTCTACCCCCTGGGTCAACTCTTTTGGGGGACCGTCTTCATCACCGCGTTCATCTTCTCCGACGTCCTGGACGGCATCATGGCGCGGATGCAGGACATCAAGAGCCGATGGGGAAACTTCCTCGACTCCACGCTGGACCGGGTCGCCGACGGCGCACTCTTCGCCGGCGTGTCCGTATGGTTCTTCACCGGCGGAAACAACACCGCCATCGCCGTCAGCGCGCTGCTGTGCCTGGTCCTGGGCATGGTTGTCTCCTACGCCAGGGCCAAGGCCGAGTCGCTCGGGTTCACCGCCAATGTCGGGATCGCAGAACGGGCCGAACGCCTGGTCTCCGTGCTGGTGGTCACCGGTCTGACCGGTTTGGGACTGCCAACCGTGGTGCTCCTGGTCACCCTGGTCCTCCTGGCCGCGGCGAGCCTCGTCACCGTCGTGCAACGCGTGGTTTCCGTGCGCCGGCAGGCACTGGCGGAACCCACGCCCGCTGATTAA
- the thrS gene encoding threonine--tRNA ligase, with amino-acid sequence MSDAQQITLLVDGEETKVTTGTTGAELFFERRDVVVARVNGELKDLDQELPEGAEVEGVTIDSPDGLNVLRHSTAHVMAQAVQQLRPDAKLGIGPYITDGFYFDFDVAEPFTPEDLKTLEKMMQKIINQNQKFVRRVVNEDEAREAMKNEPYKLELLGKKNEAAEAGEGVNVEVGAGDITIYDNVERKEGTTVWCDLCRGPHLPNTKMISNAFALTRSSSAYWLGNQKNQQLQRIYGTAWPTKDALKAYQERIAEAERRDHRKLGSELDLFSFPDELGSGLPVFHPKGGIIRKEMEDYSRQRHVEAGYEFVYTPHITKGHLYEVSGHLDWYKDGMFPAMRVDEELNADGSIRKPAQDYYLKPMNCPMHNLIFRSRGRSYRELPLRLFEFGSVYRYEKSGVVHGLTRVRGMTQDDAHIYCTREQMKDELTKTLTFVLDLLKDYGLNDFYLELSTKDPEKYVGDDATWEEATRTLAEVAQESGLELVPDPGGAAFYGPKISVQAKDALGRTWQMSTIQLDFNLPERFELEFQAADGSRQRPVMIHRALFGSVERFMGVLTEHYAGAFPAWLAPVQVVGIPVAEAFNDYMFDVVGQLKAAGIRAEVDTSSDRFPKKIRTASKDKIPFVLIAGGDDAEAGAVSFRFRDGSQDNGVPVAEAVKRITEAVRNRTS; translated from the coding sequence GTGTCAGATGCCCAGCAGATCACCCTTCTCGTCGATGGCGAAGAGACCAAGGTGACTACCGGGACAACCGGTGCGGAACTCTTCTTTGAGCGCCGTGACGTTGTTGTTGCCCGCGTCAACGGCGAGCTGAAGGACCTGGACCAGGAACTTCCGGAAGGCGCCGAGGTGGAAGGCGTCACCATTGATTCCCCCGACGGCCTGAACGTCCTGCGGCACTCCACTGCCCACGTCATGGCCCAGGCCGTGCAGCAGCTGCGTCCCGATGCCAAGCTCGGCATCGGCCCCTACATCACCGACGGCTTCTACTTCGACTTCGATGTTGCCGAGCCGTTCACTCCCGAGGACCTCAAGACCCTCGAAAAGATGATGCAGAAGATCATCAACCAGAACCAGAAGTTTGTCCGTCGCGTGGTCAATGAGGACGAGGCCCGCGAAGCCATGAAGAACGAGCCCTACAAGCTCGAGCTCCTGGGCAAAAAGAACGAAGCCGCCGAAGCCGGGGAAGGCGTGAACGTTGAAGTCGGCGCCGGGGACATCACCATCTACGACAACGTGGAACGCAAGGAAGGCACCACCGTCTGGTGCGACCTCTGCCGCGGCCCCCACCTGCCCAACACCAAGATGATCTCCAACGCCTTCGCGCTGACCCGTTCGTCGTCGGCCTACTGGCTGGGCAACCAGAAGAACCAGCAGCTGCAGCGTATCTACGGCACCGCCTGGCCCACCAAGGACGCCCTGAAGGCCTACCAGGAGCGCATTGCCGAGGCCGAGCGCCGCGACCACCGCAAGCTCGGTTCGGAGCTGGACCTCTTCTCCTTCCCGGACGAGCTGGGCTCCGGCCTGCCGGTCTTCCACCCCAAGGGCGGCATCATCCGCAAGGAGATGGAGGACTACTCGCGCCAGCGGCACGTCGAAGCCGGCTACGAGTTCGTCTACACCCCGCACATCACCAAGGGCCACCTGTACGAGGTCTCCGGGCACCTGGACTGGTACAAGGACGGCATGTTCCCCGCCATGCGGGTGGATGAGGAACTCAACGCCGACGGCAGCATTCGAAAGCCGGCGCAGGATTACTACCTGAAGCCGATGAACTGCCCCATGCACAACCTCATCTTCCGCTCCCGCGGCCGGTCCTACCGCGAGCTGCCGCTGCGGCTGTTCGAATTCGGCTCCGTGTACCGGTACGAGAAGTCCGGTGTGGTCCACGGCCTCACCCGTGTCCGGGGCATGACACAGGACGACGCCCACATCTACTGCACCCGCGAGCAGATGAAGGACGAACTCACCAAGACCCTCACCTTCGTCCTGGACCTGCTCAAGGACTACGGGCTGAACGACTTCTACCTCGAGCTGTCCACCAAGGACCCCGAGAAGTACGTCGGCGACGACGCCACCTGGGAGGAAGCCACCAGGACCCTCGCCGAGGTAGCCCAGGAGTCCGGACTGGAGCTGGTGCCCGATCCAGGCGGAGCAGCCTTCTACGGTCCCAAGATTTCCGTGCAGGCCAAGGACGCCCTGGGGCGTACCTGGCAGATGTCCACCATCCAGCTGGACTTCAACCTGCCCGAACGCTTCGAGCTGGAATTCCAGGCAGCCGACGGCAGCCGCCAGCGTCCCGTCATGATCCACCGCGCGCTCTTCGGATCGGTGGAGCGCTTCATGGGCGTCCTCACCGAGCACTACGCCGGGGCGTTCCCCGCGTGGCTGGCTCCGGTCCAGGTGGTAGGCATCCCCGTGGCGGAGGCGTTCAACGATTACATGTTCGACGTCGTCGGCCAGCTCAAGGCGGCGGGCATCCGCGCCGAGGTGGATACGTCCTCGGACCGCTTCCCCAAGAAGATCCGCACCGCCAGCAAGGACAAGATCCCGTTCGTGCTGATCGCGGGCGGCGACGACGCAGAGGCGGGCGCTGTTTCGTTCCGCTTCCGGGACGGTAGCCAGGACAACGGTGTGCCCGTCGCGGAAGCGGTCAAGCGAATCACCGAAGCCGTCCGCAACCGGACCAGCTAG
- a CDS encoding M3 family metallopeptidase, producing the protein MTNPLLAASPLPYGLPPFEALTAGQYGAAIEAGLAAHLDEIQAISSNAAPATFENTALAMERSGQLLNRAAAAFFTLVSADASAEIRELETELSPRFQAHQDEVFLNGALYGRFAAIDTDSLDPESARLVEEYLKEFRQSGIQLEAPGQERLRAINAELARLGTEFGQRVKEGMKSAALLLEDAGDLAGLPADDVASAAEAARAAGHDGKFLLTLIQPGNQPALASLENRDVRRRLFEASVARGSGGGSLDVLDLAREMATLRAEKAQLLGFANYAELVADRQTAPDFEAVRTMLGRLAPAAVRNADAEAAALADVAGHPLEAWDWAYYSAKVRREKYDVDEQALRPYFELDRVITDGVFFAATALYGITFHERPDLGAYNPDVRIWEVRNGDGTGLGLFLGDYYARESKRGGAWMNSLVDQSGLLGTRPVVINTLNISKPPAGEPTLLTLDELRTLFHEFGHALHGLFSNVTYPRFSGTAVPRDFVEYPSQVNEMWILWPEVLSNYARHHVTGEPLPQDVVDRLEESRLWGEGFATTEYLGAALLDLAWHTLEPGDVPDDAVEFEAKALAAAGIAHPLIPPRYRTGYFQHIFAGAGYAAGYYSYIWSEVLDAETVDWFKENGGLSRANGERFREELLSRGNSRDPLESFRILRGREANLDPLLRRRGLE; encoded by the coding sequence ATGACCAACCCCCTCCTTGCCGCCAGTCCCCTGCCCTACGGCCTTCCGCCTTTCGAGGCCCTTACAGCGGGCCAGTACGGCGCCGCCATCGAAGCAGGCCTGGCCGCGCACTTGGACGAGATCCAGGCCATCAGCAGCAACGCCGCACCGGCCACGTTCGAAAACACGGCACTGGCCATGGAACGCTCGGGGCAGCTCCTCAACAGGGCCGCCGCGGCATTTTTTACCTTGGTATCGGCGGATGCGTCCGCCGAAATCCGGGAACTTGAAACGGAGCTTTCGCCGCGCTTCCAGGCCCACCAGGACGAGGTGTTCCTCAACGGGGCGCTGTATGGGCGCTTTGCCGCCATAGATACGGACAGCCTGGATCCCGAGTCAGCGCGCCTGGTGGAGGAGTACCTCAAGGAGTTCCGCCAGTCCGGGATCCAGCTCGAGGCACCCGGCCAGGAGCGGCTGCGTGCCATCAACGCTGAGCTGGCCCGGTTGGGCACGGAGTTCGGCCAGCGGGTCAAGGAGGGGATGAAGTCCGCGGCGCTGCTGCTGGAGGACGCCGGCGACCTGGCGGGCCTGCCGGCGGACGACGTCGCCAGTGCAGCCGAAGCGGCACGCGCCGCCGGGCACGACGGAAAATTCCTGCTGACCCTGATCCAGCCCGGCAACCAGCCGGCACTGGCCTCACTCGAGAACCGGGACGTCCGCCGTCGTCTGTTCGAGGCATCCGTGGCCAGGGGCAGTGGCGGCGGGAGCCTGGATGTCCTGGACCTGGCCCGGGAGATGGCCACGCTGCGGGCGGAAAAGGCCCAACTGCTGGGTTTCGCCAACTACGCCGAACTTGTGGCCGACCGGCAGACGGCGCCGGACTTCGAGGCCGTCCGGACGATGCTGGGCCGCCTGGCGCCGGCGGCCGTCCGCAATGCCGACGCCGAGGCGGCAGCCCTGGCCGACGTCGCCGGACATCCGCTGGAAGCCTGGGACTGGGCCTACTATTCGGCAAAGGTGCGGCGGGAGAAGTACGACGTTGATGAACAGGCCCTGCGTCCGTATTTTGAGCTGGACCGGGTGATCACGGATGGAGTGTTCTTTGCAGCCACTGCGCTGTACGGGATCACGTTCCACGAGCGGCCCGACCTCGGCGCCTATAATCCGGACGTTCGCATCTGGGAGGTCCGGAACGGGGACGGAACCGGCCTAGGGCTGTTCCTGGGCGACTACTACGCGCGTGAATCCAAGCGCGGCGGTGCGTGGATGAACTCGCTCGTGGACCAGTCGGGACTGCTGGGAACCCGGCCCGTGGTGATCAATACGCTCAACATCTCCAAGCCGCCCGCGGGTGAGCCGACGCTCCTCACCCTGGACGAGCTGCGCACGCTTTTCCACGAGTTCGGCCACGCGCTGCACGGCCTGTTCTCCAACGTCACCTATCCCCGCTTTTCCGGCACTGCGGTGCCCCGGGACTTTGTGGAGTATCCGTCGCAGGTGAACGAGATGTGGATCCTGTGGCCGGAGGTGCTGTCCAATTATGCGCGCCACCACGTCACCGGCGAACCGCTTCCGCAGGACGTAGTGGACCGGCTGGAGGAATCCCGGCTCTGGGGCGAGGGCTTTGCCACCACCGAGTACCTGGGCGCAGCCCTCTTGGACCTGGCATGGCACACGCTGGAGCCGGGCGACGTTCCGGATGATGCCGTGGAGTTTGAGGCAAAGGCCCTGGCTGCGGCAGGGATTGCGCACCCGCTGATCCCGCCCCGGTACCGCACAGGCTACTTCCAGCACATCTTTGCCGGTGCCGGCTACGCGGCTGGCTACTACTCGTACATCTGGAGCGAGGTCCTGGACGCGGAGACCGTCGACTGGTTCAAGGAAAACGGCGGCCTGTCCCGCGCCAACGGCGAACGTTTCCGGGAGGAGCTCCTCAGCCGGGGCAACAGCCGGGACCCCCTGGAGTCCTTCCGGATCCTGAGGGGCCGCGAGGCGAACCTGGACCCCCTGCTAAGGCGCCGCGGCCTCGAGTAA
- the pdxS gene encoding pyridoxal 5'-phosphate synthase lyase subunit PdxS gives MSTPDVSNEAGSSANSVTGSNRVKRGMAEMLKGGVIMDVVNVEQARIAEDAGAVAVMALERVPADIRAQGGVSRMSDPDMIDQIIDAVSIPVMAKARIGHFVEAQVLQSLGVDYIDESEVLTPADYVNHIDKWNFKVPFVCGATNLGEALRRINEGAAMIRSKGEAGTGDVSNATGHMRKIRSEIAKLSSLPEDELYVAAKELQAPYELVKEVAAAGKLPVVLFTAGGIATPADAAMMMQLGADGVFVGSGIFKSGNPAQRAAAVVKATTFFDDPDVIAKASRGLGEAMVGINVDEIPQPHRLAERGW, from the coding sequence GTGTCTACACCTGATGTAAGCAACGAGGCCGGTTCGTCCGCGAACAGCGTCACGGGCAGCAACCGCGTGAAGCGTGGCATGGCCGAGATGCTCAAGGGCGGCGTCATCATGGACGTCGTCAACGTCGAGCAGGCCCGCATCGCCGAAGACGCCGGTGCCGTGGCAGTCATGGCGCTGGAGCGTGTTCCGGCCGATATCCGCGCCCAGGGCGGCGTGTCCCGCATGTCCGATCCCGACATGATCGACCAGATCATTGACGCCGTGTCCATCCCTGTGATGGCCAAGGCCCGGATCGGCCACTTCGTGGAAGCCCAGGTCCTGCAGTCCCTCGGTGTCGACTACATCGACGAGTCCGAGGTCCTGACCCCGGCCGACTACGTCAACCACATCGACAAGTGGAACTTCAAGGTTCCCTTCGTCTGCGGTGCGACCAACCTCGGTGAGGCCCTGCGCCGCATCAACGAGGGCGCGGCCATGATCCGCTCCAAGGGCGAGGCCGGCACCGGCGACGTCTCCAACGCCACCGGGCACATGCGCAAGATCCGCTCGGAGATCGCCAAGCTTTCCTCCCTGCCCGAGGACGAGCTGTACGTTGCCGCCAAGGAACTGCAGGCCCCGTACGAACTCGTCAAGGAAGTTGCCGCTGCCGGCAAGCTTCCTGTGGTCCTCTTCACCGCAGGCGGCATCGCCACCCCCGCTGACGCTGCCATGATGATGCAGCTCGGCGCCGACGGCGTCTTCGTCGGCTCCGGCATCTTCAAGTCCGGCAACCCCGCCCAGCGCGCCGCCGCCGTCGTCAAGGCCACCACCTTCTTCGACGACCCCGATGTCATCGCCAAGGCCTCCCGCGGGCTCGGCGAAGCCATGGTGGGCATCAACGTTGACGAGATCCCCCAGCCGCACCGTCTCGCTGAGCGCGGCTGGTAG